One segment of Rhodopirellula baltica SH 1 DNA contains the following:
- a CDS encoding bile acid:sodium symporter family protein, whose amino-acid sequence MKPLLAWGRRHGFLLTLAVLFAIGFTAADYLRPVAEQDWLRSAVVFAVMWASGMTLPLRSVTDAVRRPTAVLAAVSLNTVAVPLAAWWIAGWIAPEWKLSFYVASLVPCTLASAMVWTRRAGGDDSIPMLTTVVTNLACVGVIPLGWWLVSDTEAVAELTRGLQEIGAAVGGDGSGGQTLASQAIKLGLVVVAPLTLAQCMRHWGWAEWADRAKPTLSWAAQGGILIMVLFGAVTTADKLVSITEEDGVAVFAQLIAAASVIHLVCLLIGILFTRWILGRGRETQIAVGFSASQKTLAIGLQASMDLGVSVLPMIVYHITQLVWDTVVADAWLAKGNKDTAE is encoded by the coding sequence ATGAAACCACTTTTGGCCTGGGGACGACGGCACGGGTTTCTTCTGACGTTGGCGGTCTTGTTCGCGATTGGATTCACCGCCGCTGATTACCTTCGACCGGTGGCGGAGCAGGACTGGCTTCGCAGTGCGGTGGTGTTCGCCGTGATGTGGGCCTCGGGCATGACGCTGCCTTTGCGTTCGGTGACCGATGCGGTGCGGAGACCGACCGCGGTGTTGGCAGCGGTCAGCCTGAACACAGTGGCGGTCCCTTTGGCCGCATGGTGGATTGCAGGATGGATCGCACCAGAATGGAAGTTGTCGTTCTATGTGGCGTCGTTGGTGCCATGCACGCTCGCGTCGGCGATGGTGTGGACGCGTCGAGCTGGCGGTGACGATTCGATCCCGATGTTGACTACGGTCGTGACCAATCTCGCCTGCGTCGGTGTGATCCCGCTGGGATGGTGGTTGGTTTCGGACACCGAAGCGGTGGCGGAGCTCACTCGCGGGCTGCAGGAGATCGGGGCAGCCGTTGGTGGCGACGGATCGGGTGGTCAGACACTGGCGAGCCAGGCGATCAAGCTAGGATTGGTGGTGGTGGCACCGTTGACATTGGCCCAGTGCATGCGGCATTGGGGATGGGCCGAGTGGGCCGATCGAGCCAAGCCGACTTTGTCCTGGGCAGCTCAGGGAGGCATCCTGATCATGGTGCTGTTCGGCGCCGTGACCACCGCTGACAAGTTGGTTTCCATCACCGAGGAAGACGGCGTGGCCGTGTTTGCTCAACTGATTGCGGCCGCATCTGTGATTCACTTGGTGTGCTTGTTGATTGGGATCCTGTTCACGCGTTGGATCTTAGGCCGGGGGCGCGAGACACAAATCGCGGTGGGTTTCTCGGCCAGTCAGAAAACGCTTGCGATTGGCCTGCAAGCGTCCATGGACCTGGGAGTCAGCGTGTTGCCAATGATCGTTTACCACATCACTCAGTTGGTCTGGGACACGGTGGTCGCCGATGCTTGGTTGGCGAAGGGGAACAAGGATACGGCCGAGTGA
- the hisH gene encoding imidazole glycerol phosphate synthase subunit HisH, with translation MITIVDYQMGNLRSVQKAVERSGVEAEITSDASQIAAAERLILPGVGAFGDAIGEIRRRDLEKPIKDFIASGKPFLGICLGLQMLFEQGFEGGTHEGLGVLGGDVVAFELPAEFKVPHMGWNAVDVKDAGADLGIQSGTHFYFVHSYFVRPADPSVVALTCDYGGEFCAAVRRGNLMATQFHPEKSQGDGLRLMQRFATAPVEVA, from the coding sequence ATGATCACCATCGTTGACTATCAAATGGGAAACCTCCGCAGTGTCCAAAAGGCGGTGGAACGTTCGGGCGTGGAGGCGGAGATCACCAGTGATGCTAGCCAGATCGCAGCGGCCGAGCGATTGATCCTGCCGGGTGTGGGAGCGTTTGGGGATGCGATTGGCGAGATTCGTCGCCGCGATCTGGAGAAGCCGATCAAAGATTTCATCGCTTCGGGCAAACCCTTTTTGGGAATCTGCCTGGGGCTGCAGATGCTGTTCGAGCAAGGCTTCGAGGGCGGCACCCACGAAGGGCTCGGCGTGTTGGGCGGCGATGTGGTCGCATTCGAATTGCCCGCCGAGTTCAAGGTCCCACACATGGGTTGGAACGCGGTCGATGTGAAGGACGCCGGTGCCGACCTCGGGATTCAATCCGGAACGCATTTCTACTTTGTCCACTCCTATTTCGTTCGCCCGGCCGATCCATCGGTGGTCGCATTGACATGTGATTACGGTGGCGAGTTTTGTGCCGCCGTGCGTCGTGGCAATTTGATGGCGACCCAGTTCCACCCCGAGAAGAGCCAGGGAGACGGACTGCGATTGATGCAGCGTTTCGCGACCGCGCCGGTCGAAGTCGCCTGA
- a CDS encoding PHD finger domain-containing protein translates to MGKKTKNDPATFNRIAESLRQYRRAELKEFAIELGGSPIDDLYVDPLPSDAVLTTVLSSNTTFLTGRKGTGKSTVFARAQSEIRKRKDLISIYIDVKSLHELADGSQPVTTERTLGDVDPGIFRAHMLRKHFLGEVLRQLLKELNLACESMGIIERFSGRKRGYQELISSLQKIEKSVSSCKLREEELPVLRQITIKARNRSENEKQRTASAKATASGSASALGLSGTASGEVAGSDYSKTLDDRELYEEYSNVVLKSFPFASLIEQVTDLLDESKLLRLVVFFDDFSELEWVSQRLFVDVILSPLNNATNERIKLKVAGYPGRVYYGRIDPGKVDTVCLDFSQLYKSNELQTAEASAIDYTRRLLEKRFSAFGQSISDYFDPSADPAELFRLLFFVSTNSPRLLGYILHYCYLDRVSRGLGITPSSIRLASSKYFSTVVSQYFDRAGRFALEPFEQKLDRHNQQNLLRALLAESIELKKRINRGEVGGTYFDELGHNPPVSHFYIDPKLESVLSSLEFNFLVTKYSDTRDKNGRDVSVYAFLYGLAEAENFAWGYPAGREYRNYFVQRCFDYNRVIHQFLSKTSTIRCNECGSCFSMEDEDKISFYKWKCPNCQSGVCSVVQLSDEFETEVAQLDEALMLEEVELEILAALEESDQWMRAGEISLLVDATYQLVGSRTGKLQQQGLVLKEVVDGHRRSRIRDEAREIYFKKSELDDESST, encoded by the coding sequence ATGGGCAAGAAGACGAAGAACGATCCAGCAACTTTCAATCGCATCGCAGAGTCTCTGCGTCAATATCGACGAGCCGAACTCAAGGAGTTCGCAATTGAATTGGGCGGGAGTCCGATCGATGACCTTTACGTCGACCCGCTTCCAAGCGACGCGGTTCTTACGACCGTTCTGTCGAGCAACACCACCTTTCTCACCGGTCGAAAGGGAACCGGGAAAAGCACAGTGTTCGCTCGTGCGCAATCAGAGATCAGGAAAAGGAAGGATCTGATCTCGATCTATATCGATGTCAAAAGCCTTCATGAACTTGCAGACGGAAGTCAGCCCGTCACAACCGAGCGAACCCTGGGAGACGTCGACCCCGGAATCTTTCGCGCCCACATGTTGCGAAAGCATTTTCTCGGCGAGGTGCTTCGGCAGTTGTTGAAGGAGCTAAATCTTGCGTGCGAATCGATGGGCATCATTGAACGATTCAGCGGTCGTAAGCGAGGCTATCAAGAACTGATCAGCTCGTTGCAGAAAATTGAAAAATCTGTTTCAAGTTGTAAATTGCGTGAGGAAGAACTCCCTGTTCTTCGCCAGATCACAATTAAAGCCCGCAATCGAAGTGAGAATGAGAAACAACGCACTGCGTCCGCGAAAGCGACGGCAAGTGGATCGGCTTCTGCTCTTGGCCTATCAGGAACCGCTTCAGGCGAAGTTGCCGGATCCGACTATTCAAAAACACTGGACGACCGCGAACTGTACGAGGAGTACTCCAATGTCGTACTGAAATCGTTTCCGTTTGCATCACTAATCGAGCAGGTAACGGATTTACTTGATGAATCAAAGCTTCTCCGACTGGTCGTATTCTTCGATGACTTCTCGGAACTTGAGTGGGTAAGCCAACGTCTCTTTGTCGACGTGATTTTGTCACCACTCAACAATGCAACGAATGAACGCATCAAACTAAAGGTCGCTGGATATCCTGGTCGTGTCTACTACGGACGAATAGATCCCGGCAAAGTGGACACGGTCTGCTTGGACTTTTCTCAACTTTATAAATCGAACGAGTTGCAAACTGCCGAAGCTAGTGCAATCGATTACACACGCCGTTTGCTTGAAAAACGATTTAGTGCTTTTGGGCAGAGTATTTCGGATTACTTCGACCCCTCAGCGGATCCCGCAGAACTGTTCCGACTTCTTTTCTTTGTCTCAACGAACTCGCCTCGTTTGCTCGGATACATACTTCACTACTGCTATCTGGACCGTGTTTCCCGTGGGCTTGGAATTACCCCGTCAAGTATTCGACTTGCATCCAGTAAGTATTTCTCAACCGTTGTTTCCCAGTACTTCGATCGCGCAGGACGTTTCGCCCTTGAACCATTCGAGCAAAAGCTTGACCGACACAATCAGCAAAACCTACTTCGCGCGTTGTTAGCAGAATCAATCGAATTGAAGAAACGCATCAACCGCGGTGAAGTTGGTGGGACATATTTCGACGAACTTGGCCACAATCCGCCGGTTAGTCACTTTTACATTGATCCGAAGTTGGAGAGCGTTCTTTCGTCTCTTGAGTTCAATTTCTTGGTTACGAAGTATTCTGACACCAGAGACAAGAATGGGCGTGACGTTTCGGTATACGCTTTTCTGTATGGCCTTGCCGAAGCCGAGAATTTTGCGTGGGGGTATCCCGCAGGACGTGAATACCGAAACTATTTTGTTCAACGCTGCTTCGACTACAACCGGGTGATCCACCAGTTTCTTTCTAAGACCAGCACGATTCGCTGCAACGAATGCGGTTCGTGTTTTTCCATGGAAGACGAAGACAAGATTTCCTTTTACAAGTGGAAATGCCCAAATTGCCAGAGCGGAGTCTGCTCGGTGGTGCAACTAAGCGATGAGTTTGAAACCGAGGTCGCGCAACTTGATGAGGCATTGATGCTCGAAGAGGTTGAGCTCGAGATTTTGGCTGCACTTGAGGAATCTGATCAATGGATGCGAGCGGGCGAAATCTCGCTACTTGTCGATGCAACCTATCAATTGGTCGGAAGCCGAACCGGCAAACTACAGCAACAGGGACTTGTGCTGAAGGAGGTCGTTGACGGTCACCGACGCAGTAGAATCCGAGACGAGGCTAGAGAGATCTACTTTAAGAAGTCTGAGCTTGACGACGAAAGCTCGACGTAA
- the rtcA gene encoding RNA 3'-terminal phosphate cyclase, whose amino-acid sequence MIEINGSEGEGGGQIVRSSLALAAVTGQPIRLTNIRGGRKKPGLLRQHLAGVRAIQQVCSGEVSGDQLGSGELTLVPGQLSGGDHHFEVGSAGSAVLVAQTILPVLLHADAPSTITIGGGTHASWAPPFDFFLRCYLPLLAGMNAKVEAEIESHGFYPAGGGRIVMKVEPSTGITGLALTDRAGSLQPKVTALVSRIPETVGQRECDVIARKTGWGQKAFQVVDVQQSGGPGNVVMIELGFDNISELIIGFGKVGVKAEQVARAALREARAYLASDVPVGVYLADQLLLPMGLAARNGHRSEFRTGPLSLHSQTHIDVLRNFLEVNIQCVSNENGSVHVIVEGGNDCIGCSSPLREAKRV is encoded by the coding sequence ATGATTGAAATCAACGGAAGCGAGGGCGAGGGAGGCGGGCAGATTGTTCGCTCTTCGCTCGCCCTTGCGGCGGTGACGGGGCAACCCATCCGACTCACCAACATTCGCGGCGGTCGCAAGAAACCAGGTTTGCTTCGTCAACATCTGGCAGGTGTTCGCGCGATCCAACAGGTATGTTCTGGCGAAGTCAGCGGAGACCAGCTTGGTTCGGGCGAATTGACTTTGGTGCCCGGTCAATTGTCCGGCGGTGACCATCACTTTGAAGTGGGGTCGGCGGGCAGCGCTGTCTTGGTGGCTCAAACCATCTTGCCGGTTCTTCTGCACGCCGATGCTCCTTCCACGATCACGATCGGTGGCGGGACTCACGCCTCTTGGGCACCACCATTTGATTTCTTCTTGCGTTGCTACTTGCCATTGCTGGCTGGGATGAACGCGAAAGTCGAGGCTGAGATTGAATCTCATGGGTTCTATCCAGCCGGCGGCGGTAGAATCGTGATGAAGGTTGAGCCCTCCACAGGGATCACGGGACTGGCACTGACGGACCGAGCCGGTAGCCTGCAACCGAAAGTCACCGCATTGGTTTCCAGGATTCCAGAAACGGTTGGCCAGCGGGAGTGTGATGTGATCGCGAGGAAAACCGGATGGGGACAGAAGGCATTCCAGGTGGTCGATGTTCAGCAGTCCGGCGGTCCCGGCAACGTCGTGATGATCGAGCTGGGGTTTGACAATATCAGCGAACTGATCATTGGATTTGGCAAGGTCGGAGTCAAAGCGGAACAGGTCGCTCGTGCGGCACTTCGCGAAGCCCGTGCGTACTTGGCCAGCGATGTACCGGTTGGCGTTTACCTAGCCGATCAATTGTTGTTGCCAATGGGTTTGGCGGCACGCAATGGACACCGCAGTGAGTTTCGCACCGGACCCTTGTCGCTGCACAGCCAAACCCACATCGACGTGCTACGGAATTTTCTGGAGGTCAACATTCAGTGTGTCTCCAATGAAAATGGTTCCGTCCACGTGATCGTTGAAGGAGGCAACGACTGCATTGGTTGCAGCTCTCCATTGCGGGAAGCGAAGCGAGTATAA
- a CDS encoding sugar phosphate isomerase/epimerase family protein, with protein sequence MSNTFPRRQALLAASTVAAALPASQLFASESPTTLTAAKSSVDAIPTPPLAMNTSTLRGHNLTVPQQIEVVSKAGFDGIEPWIRDLRSYVDGGGSVSDLKKQLDDSGLNVVGAIGFARWIVDDPAARQAGLEEAKRDMELVASLGGKQMAAPPIGVHRKEELGDGGAPSLETIGERYRAILELGDTMGVTPLLELWGFSPVLHRLAELAYVSTAAAHPSAAVLPDFYHIYKGGNDMSSLGMIEASRMPLFHINDYPAQPGIDVIADKDRVYPGDGVCDLVGTISMLLRNGFVGTFSLELFNPTYWKLPAEKVAAEGCQKSRDVIAKAVEAAQQASAAQA encoded by the coding sequence ATGTCGAACACCTTTCCTCGTCGCCAAGCGTTGTTGGCGGCCTCAACTGTCGCCGCCGCACTGCCCGCCTCGCAACTTTTCGCGTCCGAGTCACCCACGACGCTGACGGCGGCGAAATCGTCGGTCGACGCGATTCCGACGCCACCGCTGGCAATGAACACCAGCACGCTTCGCGGACACAACTTGACCGTGCCCCAGCAAATCGAGGTCGTTTCCAAAGCTGGGTTTGATGGGATCGAACCATGGATTCGCGATCTGCGAAGCTATGTCGATGGTGGCGGCAGCGTTTCTGATTTGAAGAAACAACTCGACGATTCAGGATTGAATGTTGTCGGCGCGATCGGTTTTGCTCGTTGGATCGTTGACGATCCGGCGGCACGCCAAGCTGGTTTGGAGGAGGCCAAGCGGGACATGGAGTTGGTCGCTTCGCTCGGCGGCAAGCAAATGGCCGCGCCTCCGATCGGCGTTCATCGAAAGGAAGAACTTGGTGATGGTGGTGCGCCGTCGCTGGAGACAATCGGTGAACGTTACCGGGCGATTTTGGAGCTTGGCGACACGATGGGAGTGACACCGTTGCTGGAGCTTTGGGGTTTCTCGCCGGTGCTGCATCGGTTGGCAGAGTTGGCTTACGTCTCGACGGCGGCGGCTCACCCGTCCGCCGCGGTGCTGCCGGATTTCTATCACATTTACAAAGGCGGCAATGACATGTCGTCGCTGGGCATGATCGAAGCCTCACGCATGCCGCTGTTCCACATCAATGACTATCCCGCTCAGCCCGGCATCGATGTGATCGCCGACAAAGATCGCGTGTACCCGGGCGATGGAGTGTGTGACTTGGTCGGCACCATTTCCATGTTGCTTCGCAACGGATTTGTTGGCACGTTTTCGTTGGAGTTGTTCAATCCGACTTATTGGAAGCTGCCCGCGGAAAAGGTCGCCGCGGAAGGTTGCCAGAAATCGCGTGACGTGATCGCGAAAGCGGTCGAAGCGGCCCAGCAAGCCTCGGCCGCGCAGGCTTGA
- a CDS encoding DUF1579 family protein: MGQEMVSEGTEENKMLGQVWLVSSFKGEFGGEVFEGRGHVGYDPASKQYVGSWIDSMTPVATQMKGTYDPKTKAMTLQTKGVDMQGKPSTGTMTTVYQGTDKRTTTMHSMIDGKKVKVMEIVYQRAAGK, from the coding sequence ATGGGACAGGAAATGGTTTCCGAAGGCACGGAAGAGAACAAGATGCTGGGCCAGGTTTGGCTGGTCAGCAGTTTCAAGGGCGAATTCGGCGGGGAAGTGTTCGAAGGACGGGGCCATGTTGGCTACGACCCTGCATCGAAGCAGTACGTTGGCAGTTGGATCGATTCGATGACGCCCGTGGCCACGCAGATGAAGGGCACTTACGACCCCAAGACTAAGGCGATGACGCTGCAGACCAAGGGAGTCGACATGCAGGGCAAACCATCAACGGGCACGATGACAACGGTCTACCAAGGCACCGACAAACGCACGACAACCATGCACAGCATGATCGATGGCAAGAAGGTCAAGGTGATGGAAATCGTCTACCAGCGAGCAGCGGGCAAGTAG
- the rtcR gene encoding RNA repair transcriptional activator RtcR: MNKKCVVIGLLGVHLDQPRKSRDRWATWRPTVAICQQEDLIVDRFELIVERRYSKLANQVIQDIETVSPETSVRAHPVTLKDPWDLEEVYAGLHQFSREYAFDTDAEDYLMHITTGTHVAQICLFLLTESRHLPGRLIQTSPPPGRGRSKQAEAASVQGTFQIIDLDLSRYDELAKRFRQEHDEARSILKRGIETKDESFNALIDRIEKVTLATKAPILMSGPTGAGKTQLAKLIYELKHSRRQVSGPFIEVNCATIRGEQAMSALFGHTKGAFTGANSARAGLLKSADEGMLFLDEIGELGLDEQAMLLRAIEEKEFTPVGSDQSIHSDFQLIAGTNRDLMAEVSAGKFREDLLARINLWSFRLPGLSERRADIDPNLDYELQQFTRNNGQKITISKEARKAFLDFAMDPATPWNANFRDLNAAVTRMGTLAEGGRITIDLVTEEIARLRSSWQTTDARGDDDVLTSCLDDSQIAQLDHFDRVQLAEVIRVCRQSRSLSQAGRTLFAVSRKAKAKPNDADRLRKYLQRFGLSWDELL; encoded by the coding sequence ATGAACAAAAAATGCGTCGTCATCGGTTTACTCGGAGTCCATTTGGATCAACCTCGGAAATCTCGTGATCGATGGGCCACGTGGCGTCCGACCGTTGCGATCTGCCAGCAAGAGGACTTGATCGTCGATCGATTCGAGCTGATCGTCGAACGCCGCTATTCCAAGCTTGCCAATCAGGTGATTCAGGACATCGAAACCGTCTCACCCGAGACGTCCGTGCGAGCCCATCCGGTCACCCTCAAAGACCCTTGGGATTTGGAGGAGGTTTACGCGGGACTGCATCAGTTCTCTCGCGAGTACGCGTTTGATACCGACGCCGAAGACTATTTGATGCATATCACCACGGGGACGCACGTCGCACAGATCTGCCTGTTCCTGCTGACGGAGTCCCGGCACTTGCCCGGGCGGCTGATTCAAACGTCGCCGCCACCGGGACGAGGCCGGTCAAAACAAGCCGAAGCCGCCTCGGTTCAGGGGACGTTCCAAATCATCGACTTGGATCTGTCCCGCTACGACGAACTGGCCAAGCGTTTTCGGCAGGAACACGATGAAGCACGCTCGATCCTGAAACGTGGTATCGAAACGAAAGACGAATCCTTCAATGCCTTGATTGATCGAATCGAGAAAGTCACGTTGGCGACCAAAGCTCCCATCCTGATGTCGGGACCAACCGGTGCAGGCAAAACGCAACTCGCCAAACTGATCTACGAACTCAAGCACAGCCGGCGTCAAGTCAGCGGCCCATTCATCGAAGTCAACTGCGCAACGATCCGAGGCGAACAGGCCATGTCCGCCTTGTTCGGTCACACCAAAGGAGCTTTCACCGGGGCGAACTCCGCCCGTGCGGGACTGCTCAAATCCGCGGATGAAGGCATGCTGTTTCTCGACGAAATCGGCGAACTCGGACTCGATGAACAAGCCATGTTGTTGCGTGCGATCGAAGAGAAGGAGTTCACACCAGTTGGTTCCGACCAAAGCATCCACAGCGACTTTCAATTGATCGCGGGAACGAATCGCGATTTGATGGCCGAAGTCAGTGCAGGAAAATTTCGTGAAGACTTGTTGGCAAGGATCAACCTTTGGTCCTTTCGACTTCCCGGACTGAGCGAACGAAGAGCTGACATCGATCCCAACCTGGACTACGAACTGCAACAATTCACTCGCAACAATGGCCAGAAGATCACGATCAGCAAAGAGGCTCGCAAAGCGTTCCTTGATTTTGCCATGGATCCAGCGACTCCTTGGAACGCGAATTTTCGTGATCTCAATGCGGCTGTGACCCGAATGGGAACGCTGGCCGAAGGCGGGCGCATCACAATCGACTTGGTAACCGAAGAAATCGCCCGACTGCGATCAAGCTGGCAAACAACGGACGCTCGCGGTGACGACGACGTCTTGACCAGTTGCTTGGATGATTCGCAAATCGCACAGCTCGATCATTTCGACCGCGTGCAGCTCGCCGAGGTCATCCGAGTTTGCCGCCAAAGCCGATCGCTATCACAAGCCGGCCGCACCTTGTTCGCGGTCTCAAGAAAAGCCAAGGCAAAACCCAACGACGCCGACCGATTGCGAAAGTACCTGCAACGCTTCGGCTTGAGCTGGGATGAGCTGCTCTGA
- a CDS encoding MerR family DNA-binding transcriptional regulator, with the protein MTKLSDYVKTAEAAEFLGGAQNTLRKWAEEGQIPVPRNPANGYRLFKRSDLERF; encoded by the coding sequence ATGACCAAGCTCAGTGACTACGTCAAAACAGCAGAAGCCGCCGAGTTTCTGGGTGGTGCCCAAAACACGCTGCGCAAGTGGGCAGAGGAAGGACAGATTCCGGTTCCGCGAAACCCAGCAAACGGCTACCGACTATTCAAACGAAGCGATTTGGAGAGATTTTGA
- a CDS encoding RtcB family protein yields the protein MTTSTKTRPNTDSRNLYSGPGMVATGEATALLRTETTPPIRVFGTESIRETFDDLCLQQAVNSRLAPGVTDLVLNPDAHCGYGAPVGCVMVSPTHIYPGPVGVDIKCSMSLLQLDLPAEAIEDRKVRRALISAICQRTPTGAGKGQRSVTKARHVNRTLGKQLVTEGASDDVCHALGIPTSWSHRCEDSYHVGHDDTQLALENRLDTILSHRHMSNFSDKMQQLGSYGGGNHFGECEVVEVGDNDRAREVAQTFGLRDGNVAFLSHCGSRGFGHNLASGQFRTLQDKFDRWGIPLPAGDRQLVYAPLGTDEANDYLDDMALGANFATVNHLLINALVLEAFQEVIPGTRGNLVYFISHNIARKEIVDNQPAWVHRKGATRAMPGGHHSLANTPFAKSGHPILLPGNPRDGSAVMVADEGASASCYSVNHGAGRTLGRRHAKRVLDQATVDSEFDSNDILSNCRKYPIDEAPAAYKDFNEVLRSVKSAGLASEVARLKARFVIKDASKADD from the coding sequence ATGACGACTTCGACCAAGACCCGTCCGAACACGGACTCGCGGAACCTGTACTCCGGTCCTGGAATGGTTGCGACCGGCGAAGCGACCGCGTTGCTTCGGACGGAAACGACTCCACCCATTCGCGTCTTCGGAACCGAGTCGATTCGCGAAACCTTTGACGACTTGTGTTTGCAGCAAGCGGTCAACTCACGGTTGGCTCCCGGTGTGACTGATTTGGTTTTGAATCCAGACGCGCACTGTGGTTATGGAGCACCGGTCGGTTGCGTGATGGTTTCGCCCACACACATCTATCCCGGTCCGGTTGGTGTCGACATCAAGTGTTCGATGAGTTTGCTGCAATTGGATCTTCCCGCCGAAGCGATCGAGGACCGCAAGGTTCGTCGAGCGTTGATCTCGGCGATCTGCCAACGCACACCGACGGGTGCGGGCAAGGGACAACGCAGCGTGACCAAAGCACGGCACGTCAACCGAACACTCGGAAAGCAATTGGTGACCGAAGGTGCGAGTGACGATGTGTGTCACGCTCTTGGGATTCCAACCAGTTGGTCACACCGATGTGAAGACTCGTACCATGTTGGACATGATGACACGCAGTTGGCGCTGGAGAATCGCCTCGACACGATCCTAAGCCATCGTCACATGAGTAACTTCAGTGACAAGATGCAGCAATTGGGTTCGTATGGAGGCGGGAACCACTTCGGGGAATGTGAAGTGGTGGAAGTTGGCGACAACGACCGTGCTCGCGAAGTGGCTCAAACGTTTGGGTTGCGTGATGGCAACGTGGCGTTCTTGTCGCATTGTGGATCGCGAGGGTTCGGGCACAACTTGGCGTCGGGGCAATTCCGTACCTTGCAGGACAAGTTTGACCGGTGGGGGATTCCGCTTCCTGCGGGCGATCGCCAATTGGTCTACGCTCCTTTGGGAACAGATGAAGCGAATGACTACCTCGATGACATGGCATTGGGAGCGAACTTCGCGACCGTGAACCATTTGCTGATCAATGCCCTCGTATTGGAAGCGTTCCAGGAAGTGATTCCGGGAACACGCGGGAACCTGGTTTACTTCATCAGTCACAACATTGCTCGAAAGGAAATCGTGGACAATCAACCGGCATGGGTGCATCGAAAGGGAGCCACGCGAGCGATGCCAGGTGGGCATCACTCGCTTGCCAACACTCCGTTTGCAAAATCCGGACACCCGATTTTGTTGCCGGGAAATCCACGCGATGGGTCAGCCGTGATGGTGGCCGATGAAGGTGCGTCGGCATCTTGTTACAGCGTCAATCATGGTGCGGGACGGACGCTCGGACGTCGTCACGCCAAACGTGTGTTGGATCAAGCGACGGTGGATTCGGAATTCGATTCCAACGATATCTTGAGCAATTGTCGCAAGTACCCGATCGACGAAGCGCCTGCGGCATACAAAGACTTCAATGAAGTCCTGCGGTCGGTGAAGTCGGCTGGATTGGCAAGCGAGGTGGCTCGTTTGAAAGCACGGTTCGTGATCAAGGATGCGAGCAAAGCGGATGATTGA